The following proteins are co-located in the Vigna angularis cultivar LongXiaoDou No.4 chromosome 2, ASM1680809v1, whole genome shotgun sequence genome:
- the LOC108328952 gene encoding uncharacterized protein LOC108328952, producing MDPSIIVSTATESVFKFGENLVTRHLGYFCNYNGKFEEVKHRIEMLDDTRKRVQNDVMVAEMNAEEIEEDVKHWLKHVDEKIKEYENFLCDKRHEKTRGSIGFFPNNLQLRYRLGRKATKIVEEIIADELLNKKFNKVSYHMGPSMDAALSNTGYESFTSRKKIMGMIMQALEDSTISMIGVYGVGGVGKTTLVKEVAKQAKERKLFNKVVMANITRNPDIKKVQGQIAEMLGMRLEEESEIVRADRIRKRLKKEKENTLIILDDLWNGLDLNRLGIQRNEDDGVSQKVAKDVADFGYKKVETEKLPADSNKMKKEKLSSDYNKIKKEKLSVDHKGFKIFLTSRNKEVLCNQMDVQERSTFPLGVLDQKEGEALLKKMAEISVTNSAFDDKVIEISKMCAGLPIALISIGKTLKNKNHYVWEDVCRQIERQNFTGGQEPIEFSARLSYDHLKTEELKLIFLQCSRMGSDFSIMDLVKFCIGLDMLQGVFTIRETKYRVNVLMEELTESSLLMKSYSNDCFNMHDIVRDVALSISSKEKNVFFMKNGKLNEWPHKDKLERYTAIDLHYCEIVGLPESKYCSRLEVFHIDSKDDLLKIPDDLFKYMIELKVLILTGVNLSWLPSSITCLTNLKMLCLERCTLRNNLSIMGELKKLRILSLSGSNIENLPVELRQLDKLQLLDLSNCSQLRAIPSNMILGMNSLEEFYMRDDLILRETNEEIQSKNSSLSELRHLKQLRSLDIHIPSVAHFPQNLFFDKLDSYKIIIGEINMLSVGEFKIPDKYEVVKFLALNLKDGINIHSEKWIKMLFKRVEYLLLGELNDVHDVFYELNVEGFPNLKHLFIVNNVGLLYIINSVKRFHPLLAFPKLESMCLYKLENLEKICDNQLTEASFCRLKIIKIKTCGQLESIFSFFMLSRLTMLETIEVCDCDSLKEIVYVERESDIVSDVQTDKIEFPQLRFLTLQSLPAFFCLYTNDKMPSISESSEDQVKNRELKEITAVAGQDTNACFSLFNGKVAMPKLEFLELSSINIPQIWNEKSLHCFQSLITLNVSDCGNLKCLLSLSMSESLVNLQSLFVSGCELMEDIFCAEDAMQNIDIFPKLKKMEVNCMEKLSTLWQPYISFHSFHSLDSLIIRECNKLETIFPSHTGEEFQSLQSVVITNCMSVETIFDFGNISQTYGTNGTNLHSVFLKGLPKLVHIWKVDTDEILNFSNLQSIVVYESKMLKYLFPLSVAKGLEKLETLDVCNCWEMEEVVACNYQSNVNLITFRFPQLNTLSLQHLFELRSFYQGPHDIEWPFLKKLFILFCSKLEETTNLQVKSIFLATEKVIHNLEYMSISLKEAQWLRDYVFSVHRMHKLQSLVLSGLENTEILFWLLHRLPNLESITLKNCLFEGVWASTSLVVHEKVGVVVQLKELIIDNLRYLQNIGFEHDLLLQRIERLVISECLNLKSLLPSSVSFSYLTYLEVTNCSGLRNLITSSTAMTLVQLTIMKVSLCQGIEKIVAEEEKTQVIEFRHLKAIELVSLPSLTCFCSSEKCDLKFPSLENLVVSDCLLMETFSEVQSAPNLRKIHVLVGEKDRWYWEGDLNSTLQKLSTDKVSFKHSKHLTITEDSDLEEIWRSKAAFQDNYFHSLKTLLVMDITKDHVIPSHLLPCLKNLEELEVGSCGAVEVIFDVNDIDTKRKGTVARLKKLTLTTLPNLSRVWKKNPQGIVSFPNLQEVSVFDCGQLASLFPSSLAINLLKLQTLEIQWCDNLVEIVEKEDALELGTAEMFKFPCLFSLLLYNLPLLTCFYPGKHRLECHMLDVLDVSCCPMLKLFTSKFHDSYKEAVTESQVSVPITTTWSQQPLFSVEEVVPKLKELTVNEESIILLSHVYLPQDLFCKLNLLQLCFEDENNKKYTFPFHFLHKVPSLEHLQVYECFGLMEIFPSQTLQYHEKILVRLRKLTLNNLPELDTIGLEHSWIKPYTKKLDFLKLEECPRLEKLVSDVVSFSNLKQLAVESCEEMKNLFTFSTAKSLVQLEILTVLKCESMKEIVKNEDEDAYEEIILGRLKKLKLNFLSKLVSFYSGNAMLQLPCLSTVTIVKCPKMNTFSKGGLNAPMFSGIKTSLKDSDFHFHNDLNSTVRWLHQHVSDEHSKHLTLADDSKLEKILHSKAAFHDNNFSSLKSLVVNNVTKDHLIPSQVLLCLKSLEELEVKSCKEMGKIFDVNDLDTEKKGIVSRLKRLTLDTLPNLKCVWNKNPLGIVSFPNLEEVFVSDCGELEALFPSSLARNLVKLDELDIENCEKLVDIVGKDDEIELETTKMFKFPCLLFLTLFRLPRLSCFYPGKHHLVCPLLETLDVSSCPKLKLFSSEFHDSQKESVIEIQVSSTITISRLQQPLFLIEKVVPKLKELTLNEESIILLSHANLPQDLFRKLNLLLLCQEGDGDGDGDGDEDEEKEEDEDEDEEEKEEEEEDEDEDKRKDTLPFNFLRKVPSLEHLKLSDYFGLTKIFPSKKLKVQDKILSRLKHLTLDNLKELKSIGLEHPWVKPYSERLESLELIECPQVVKLVSGAVSFMNMKLLHVTDCKRMEYLFTFSVAKSLVQLVDLSIENCRSIKEIVKNQNEDASHEIIFGWLKKLNLDSLPLLGSFYSGKAKLQFSRLKKVTLSKCPNMKTFSQGDINAPFFSGVGSSIGDFDLTFHDDLNTTIKNLCHKQVEGDSVTESTDRGSSDGDNYTSE from the exons ATGGACCCAAGCATTATAGTGTCTACAGCCACTGAAAGTGTATTTAAATTTGGGGAAAATCTGGTTACCCGTCATTTGGGTTACTTTTGTAATTACAATGGCAAATTTGAAGAGGTGAAACATCGTATTGAGATGCTTGATGATACTAGAAAGAGGGTGCAAAATGATGTTATGGTTGCAGAAATGAATGCAGAAGAAATCGAAGAAGATGTTAAACATTGGTTGAAACATGTGGATgagaagatcaaagaatatgaaaatttcCTGTGCGATAAACGCCATGAGAAGACAAGGGGCTCCATTGGTTTCTTTCCTAATAACTTGCAGTTGAGGTATAGGCTAGGAAGAAAAGCTACGAAGATTGTAGAGGAAATCATAGCAGACGAACTTttgaataaaaagtttaataaagtCTCGTATCATATGGGCCCATCCATGGATGCTGCTTTGTCAAACACTGGTTATGAAAGTTTCACgtcaagaaagaaaattatggGAATGATTATGCAAGCACTTGAGGACTCTACAATTAGTATGATTGGAGTTTACGGTGTTGGAGGTGTGGGAAAGACCACTTTAGTCAAAGAAGTTGCTAAGCAAGctaaagaaaggaaattgttCAATAAGGTGGTTATGGCAAATATAACAAGAAATCCTGACATAAAGAAAGTTCAAGGACAAATTGCTGAGATGTTAGGAATGAGATTGGAAGAGGAAAGTGAGATTGTAAGAGCAGATCGTATTCGAAAaagattaaagaaagaaaaggagaataCCCTTATAATCCTAGATGATCTCTGGAATGGATTGGACTTGAACAGACTGGGGATTCAACGTAATGAAGATGATGGTGTCAGCCAAAAGGTTGCCAAGGATGTTGCTGACTTTGGTTATAAAAAGGTGGAGACAGAAAAGTTACCTGCTGATTCCAAtaagatgaagaaagaaaaattatctaGTGACTAcaataagattaaaaaagaaaagttatctGTTGATCACAAAGGattcaaaattttcttaacATCTAGAAATAAAGAAGTATTATGTAATCAAATGGATGTCCAAGAAAGATCAACTTTCCCATTAGGAGTCCTTGACCAAAAGGAGGGAGAGGCTTTACTTAAGAAAATGGCTGAAATAAGTGTTACCAATTCTGCATTTGATGACAAAGTTATTGAAATATCCAAAATGTGCGCTGGCTTGCCCATAGCATTGATTTCCATTGGAAAAACATTAAAGAATAAGAACCATTATGTGTGGGAGGATGTTTGTCGACAAATTGAAAGACAAAATTTTACTGGAGGTCAGGAACCTATTGAATTCTCTGCAAGGTTAAGTTATGATCATCTAAAAACTGAGGAGCTTAAGCTTATTTTCTTACAATGTTCTAGAATGGGAAGTGATTTTTCGATTATGGACTTAGTCAAGTTCTGTATTGGTTTGGATATGCTTCAAGGGGTTTTCACAATAAGAGAAACGAAGTATAGAGTAAATGTATTGATGGAAGAGCTAACCGAGTCAAGTTTGCTGATGAAAAGTTATTCTAATGACTGTTTCAACATGCATGACATTGTGCGCGACGTTGCTctttcaatttcatctaaagagaaaaatgtatttttcatgaaaaatggCAAACTAAATGAGTGGCCTCACAAGGATAAATTGGAAAGGTACACAGCTATTGATTTACATTATTGTGAAATTGTTGGGCTTCCTGAGAGTAAATATTGTTCTAGACTTGAAGTCTTCCACATTGACAGTAAAGATGATCTTTTGAAAATACCAGATGacctttttaaatatatgattgaaCTCAAAGTACTGATATTGACTGGTGTTAATTTGTCATGGTTACCTTCTTCAATTACATGCCTAACAAACCTAAAGATGCTTTGTTTGGAGAGATGCACTCTAAGAAATAACTTATCAATCATGGGAGAGTTAAAGAAATTAAGAATTCTTTCTCTTTCAGGATCTAATATTGAAAATTTGCCTGTTGAATTGAGGCAATTGGATAAGTTGCAACTTTTGGACTTAAGCAATTGCTCGCAATTAAGAGCAATACCTTCCAATATGATATTAGGGATGAACAGTTTGGAAGAGTTTTATATGAGAGATGACTTGATTTTGAGGGAAACTAATGAGGAAATTCAAAGTAAGAATTCTAGTCTTTCTGAATTGAGGCACTTGAAGCAATTAAGAAGTTTAGACATACACATTCCAAGTGTTGCCCATTTTCCACAAAACTTATTCTTTGACAAGTTGGATAGCTACAAGATTATCATTGGAGAAATTAACATGCTTTCAGTGGGAGAATTCAAAATCCCTGACAAGTATGAAGTAGTGAAATTTTTGGCATTGAACCTAAAAGATGGTATTAACATTCATTCTGAAAAATGGATTAAAATGTTGTTCAAAAGAGTTGAATATTTGCTTCTAGGAGAACTCAATGATGTTCATGATGTTTTCTATGAATTAAATGTTGAAGGGTTtccaaatttgaaacatttgttTATTGTAAACAATGTTGGCCTTTTGTACATTATCAACTCCGTGAAGCGATTTCACCCTTTACTTGCTTTCCCCAAATTGGAGTCCATGTGTCTTTACAAATTGGAGAATTTGGAGAAAATATGTGACAATCAACTCACAGAGGCCTCCTTCTGCAGATTAAAGATCATCAAGATTAAAACATGTGGTCAATTGGAAAGTATATTCTCATTTTTCATGCTCAGTCGTCTCACCATGCTTGAAACAATTGAAGTGTGTGATTGTGATTCATTAAAGGAGATTGTTTATGTTGAAAGAGAATCTGATATTGTTAGTGATGTGCAAACTGACAAGATTGAGTTTCCTCAATTACGATTTTTAACATTGCAATCTTTACCAgcatttttttgtttgtatacCAATGATAAAATGCCTTCCATCTCTGAATCATCAGAAGACCAAGTGAAAAACAGGGAGCTCAAAGAAATTACCGCAGTAGCTGGTCAAGATACAAATGCTTGCTTTTCACTCTTCAATGGAAag GTTGCAATGCCCAAATTAGAGTTCTTGGAGTTGTCTTCAATCAACATCCCGCAGATATGGAATGAGAAATCTTTGCATTGCTTTCAAAGTTTGATTACACTGAATGTATCAGATTGTGgcaatttaaaatgtttattgtCACTTTCCATGTCTGAAAGTTTAGTGAATCTGCAGAGTCTTTTTGTAAGTGGATGTGAATTGATGGAGGACATATTTTGTGCAGAAGATGCAATG CAGAATATTGACATTTTTCCTAAGTTGAAGAAAATGGAGGTTAACTGCATGGAAAAATTAAGTACCCTATGGCAGCCCTATATTAGTTTTCATTCCTTCCACAGTTTGGATTCTTTGATAATAAGAGAATGCAACAAACTTGAGACAATATTTCCTAGTCACACGGGGGAAGAATTTCAGAGCCTTCAAAGTGTGGTGATTACTAATTGTATGTCAGTGGAAACCATATTTGATTTTGGAAATATTTCACAAACTTATGGTACAAATGGGACAAACCTGCATAGTGTCTTTTTAAAAGGGCTGCCAAAGTTGGTGCATATATGGAAGGTGGACACTGATgaaattcttaattttagtaATCTCCAAAGCATTGTTGTTTATGAGagtaaaatgttaaaatatctCTTTCCTCTCTCAGTTGCCAAAGGCCTAGAAAAACTGGAAACACTTGATGTATGTAATTGCTgggaaatggaggaagttgtTGCTTGTAACTATCAATCAAATGTAAACCTTATCACCTTTAGGTTCCCTCAACTAAACACTCTATCGTTACAACATTTATTTGAACTCAGGAGTTTCTATCAAGGACCACATGATATAGAATGgccatttttgaaaaaattatttatactcttTTGTAGCAAGTTGGAGGAAACCACAAATTTGCAAGTGAAGTCGATCTTTTTAGCTACAGAAAAg GTCATACACAACTTGGAATATATGTCTATTAGCTTGAAGGAAGCACAGTGGTTACGAGACTATGTTTTTAGTGTTCATAGAATGCACAAACTACAATCACTTGTTTTGTCTGGATTGGAGAATACTGAGATTCTCTTTTGGTTGCTTCATAGACTTCCAAATTTGGAAAGCATTACATTGAAAAATTGTCTCTTCGAAGGGGTTTGGGCTTCTACAAGCCTTGTTGTACATGAAAAAGTTGGGGTTGTGGTACAACTTAAGGAGTTGATAATTGACAATTTGAGGTATTTACAGAATATAGGCTTTGAACATGACCTGCTTCTTCAAAGGATAGAGCGCTTAGTCATTTCTGAATgcctaaatttgaaaagtttattGCCTTCCTCGGTGTCTTTCAGTTACTTGACATACTTGGAAGTAACTAATTGTTCAGGACTGAGGAATTTAATAACATCCTCAACTGCCATGACCTTGGTTCAACTAACAATCATGAAGGTAAGCCTCTGTCAAGGGATTGAGAAAATTGTTGCGGAAGAGGAAAAAACACAAGTGATTGAGTTTAGACATCTGAAAGCTATAGAATTGGTGTCTCTACCAAGCCTCACTTGTTTCTGCAGTTCTGAGAAGTGTGACTTAAAGTTCCCCTCGCTTGAAAATTTAGTAGTAAGTGATTGTCTTCTAATGGAAACATTCTCTGAAGTCCAAAGTGCACCGAATCTAAGAAAAATACATGTTCTAGTGGGTGAAAAAGACAGATGGTATTGGGAAGGTGATTTAAATAGTACTCTTCAAAAACTTTCCACTGATAAG GTTTCTTTCAAACATTCAAAGCATTTAACAATTACAGAGGATTCTGATTTGGAGGAAATTTGGCGCAGCAAGGCTGCTTTTCAAGATAACTACTTTCACAGTTTAAAAACATTGTTGGTGATGGACATTACAAAAGATCATGTGATTCCATCTCATCTACTTCCTTGCTTAAAGAACTTAGAAGAATTGGAGGTAGGAAGCTGCGGGGCAGTGGAGGTAATATTTGATGTAAATGACATTGACACGAAGAGAAAAGGAACAGTGGCTCGATTGAAAAAGCTCACTTTAACTACATTGCCAAATTTGAGCCGTGTATGGAAAAAAAATCCTCAAGGAATTGTTAGCTTTCCCAATTTGCAAGAAGTGTCTGTTTTTGATTGTGGACAGTTGGCATCACTGTTTCCTTCATCCCTTGCCATAAATCTCCTTAAGCTTCAGACACTTGAAATACAGTGGTGTGATAATCTTGTAGAAATTGTTGAAAAAGAAGATGCACTGGAACTTGGAACAGCTGAAATGTTTAAGTTCCCTTGTTTGTTTTCGTTGCTTCTTTATAATCTACCACTGCTTACTTGCTTTTATCCTGGAAAACACCGGTTGGAGTGCCACATGTTAGATGTCTTAGACGTGTCTTGTTGTCCTATGTTGAAGCTATTCACATCAAAATTTCATGATAGTTACAAAGAAGCAGTTACAGAGAGTCAAGTTAGTGTTCCAATTACAACTACCTGGAGTCAGCAACCTCTGTTTTCGGTTGAAGAG GTTGTTCCCAAACTGAAAGAATTGACAGTCAATGAGGAAAGCATTATCTTGTTGAGCCATGTATATTTGCCACAAGACCTCTTTTGCAAATTAAATCTTCTTCAGCTGTGCTTTGAGGATGAGAACAATAAGAAATatacttttccttttcatttcctTCACAAGGTGCCCAGTTTAGAACATCTTCAAGTGTATGAGTGCTTTGGTCTAATGGAGATATTTCCATCTCAAACACTCCAATATCATGAAAAAATACTTGTCAGATTGAGAAAATTAACCCTAAATAACCTTCCAGAGCTGGACACAATAGGGTTAGAGCACTCATGGATAAAGCCATACACTAAAAAGCTTGATTTTTTAAAGCTAGAGGAGTGCCCCCGGTTAGAAAAATTAGTGTCCGATGTGGTATCTTTCAGCAATCTGAAACAGTTGGCTGTTGAGTCGTGTGAAGAGATGAAGAATTTATTCACTTTTTCAACTGCCAAAAGTTTGGTGCAACTTGAGATCCTAACAGTACTAAAGTGTGAATCAATGaaagaaatagtaaaaaatgaagatgaagatgccTATGAGGAGATCATACTTGGACGGCTCAAAAAATTAAAGTTGAATTTCTTATCAAAGCTAGTAAGCTTTTATTCAGGGAATGCCATGTTGCAATTGCCATGTTTGAGTACAGTGACGATAGTTAAATGTCCCAAAATGAATACATTCTCTAAAGGAGGTTTAAATGCCCCAAtgttttcggggattaaaacTTCTTTGAAGGATTCTGATTTCCACTTCCACAATGATCTCAACTCGACAGTCCGGTGGCTTCACCAACAC GTTTCGGATGAACATTCAAAGCATTTAACTCTTGCGGATGATTCTAAGCTGGAGAAAATTTTGCACAGCAAAGCTGCGTTTCATGATAATAATTTTAGCAGTTTAAAATCATTGGTGGTGAACAACGTGACAAAGGATCATCTGATTCCATCTCAAGTACTTCTTTGCTTAAAGAGCTTGGAAGAATTGGAGGTAAAAAGCTGCAAGGAAATGGGGAAAATATTTGATGTAAATGATCTTGACACGGAGAAAAAGGGAATAGTGTCTCGATTGAAAAGGCTTACTTTAGATACCCTGCCAAATTTGAAGTGTGTATGGAACAAAAATCCTCTAGGAATTGTCAGCTTTCCCAATTTGGAAGAAGTGTTTGTCTCTGATTGCGGGGAGTTGGAAGCACTGTTCCCTTCATCCCTTGCCAGAAATCTTGTAAAGCTTGATGAACTTGATATAGAGAATTGTGAGAAGTTGGTAGATATTGTTGGAAAGGATGATGAAATAGAGCTTGAAACAACTAAAATGTTCAAATTcccttgtttgttgtttttgactCTTTTTAGGCTGCCACGACTTAGTTGCTTTTATCCTGGAAAACACCATCTGGTATGCCCCTTGTTAGAAACCTTAGACGTTTCCTCTTGTCCTAAGTTAAAGTTATTCAGTTCGGAATTTCATGATAGTCAGAAAGAATCAGTTATAGAAATTCAAGTTAGTTCTACAATTACAATTAGCCGTCTTCAACAGCCTCTTTTCTTGATTGAAAAG GTTGTTCCCAAACTGAAGGAATTGACCCTCAATGAGGAAAGCATTATCTTGTTGAGCCATGCGAATTTGCCGCAAGACCTCTTTCGAAAATTAAATCTTCTTCTGCTATGCCAAGAGGGGGACGGGGACGGGGACGGGGACGGGGACGAGGAcgaggagaaggaggaggacgaggacgaggacgaggaggagaaggaggaggaggaggaggacgaggatgAAGACAAGAGGAAAGATACTCTGCCTTTTAATTTCCTTCGCAAGGTACCCAGTTTAGAACATCTTAAGCTGTCGGATTACTTTGGTCTGACGAAGATATTTCCCTCCAAAAAGCTCAAAGTTCAAGATAAAATACTTTCCAGATTGAAACATTTAACCCTAGATAACCTTAAAGAGTTGAAGTCTATAGGGTTAGAGCACCCATGGGTAAAACCATACTCTGAAAGACTTGAATCATTAGAGCTCATTGAGTGTCCGCAAGTAGTAAAATTAGTGTCTGGTGCAGTATCTTTCATGAATATGAAATTGTTGCATGTGACAgactgtaaaaggatggagtATCTATTCACATTTTCCGTTGCCAAAAGCTTGGTGCAACTAGTGGACCTATCTATAGAAAATTGTagatcaataaaagaaatagtcaaaaatcaaaatgaagatGCTTCTCATGAGATCATATTTGGATGGCTCAAAAAATTAAATCTGGATTCCTTACCATTGCTTGGAAGCTTTTATTCAGGGAAAGCCAAGTTGCAATTTTCACGtttaaaaaaagtaactttATCTAAATGCCCCAATATGAAGACTTTCTCCCAAGGAGACATAAATGCACCATTTTTTTCTGGGGTTGGAAGTTCGATTGGAGATTTTGATTTAACCTTCCACGATGATCTCAACACTACAATCAAGAACTTGTGTCACAAACAG GTTGAGGGTGATTCCGTCACGGAATCAACTGATAGAGGAAGCAGTGATGGTGATAATTACACATCCGAATAA